In Nostoc sp. UHCC 0926, a single genomic region encodes these proteins:
- a CDS encoding beta strand repeat-containing protein: MANSTFNLSDLNGTNGFAINGINKFDLSGNSVSSAGDINGDGIDDVIIGAYSADPNSFASGQSYVVFGSKGGFGAQLNLSTLNGSNGFAINGINEGDGSGASVSSAGDINGDGIDDLIIGARRASPNGHYSGQSYVVFGSKGGFGAQFNLSTLKGSNGFAINGINPGDYSGGSVSSAGDINGDGIDDLIIGARDAAPNGTLSGQSYVVFGSKGGFSAQFNLSTLNGSNGFAINGINPGDFSGWSVSSAGDFNGDGIDDLIIGAYSADPNGFRTGQSYVVFGSKGGFGAQLNLSTLNGSNGFAINGINENDQSGASVSSAGDINGDGIDDLIIGAQRASPNGLESGQSYVVFGSKGGFDTELNLSTLNGSNGFVINGINKYDGSGNSVSSAGDINGDGIDDLIIGASRRFTFSSGNRSGQSYVVFGSKGGFGAQLNLSTLNGTNGFAINGINPGDELGQSVSSAGDINGDGFDDLIIGAQRASPNDDGSGQSYVLFGGKNIGSGTTPILTGTAGKDTLFGTIGNNIIDGKAGNDTLTGNGGQDKFIIRLGDGNDIITDFSGVGKGSNPSAVVIANVDTLQFTGNGLTARNLQLTPQGNNLEVTFENVANTKVTLQNFLLENLDNLAATSSKPGLGNILFDGQSSITDSFDVIDVNSTQTNIFNKNTVTFLNDLNNNIVGFDNSNDVINGQGGNDIINGLSGNDLLRGGSGNDTLIGGAGNDILVGGAGADRFLYNTNAAFNASGIGLDTISDFNSSQGDKIVLDKTTFNAITSVAGTGFSKKSDFQITNSAGTSTAKVVYDPVSGQLFYNQNGSATGFGSGGLFATLTGAPTLTASDFVLQA, from the coding sequence ATGGCAAATTCAACCTTTAACCTTTCGGATCTCAATGGCACTAACGGCTTTGCCATCAACGGCATCAATAAATTTGACTTATCAGGCAACTCTGTCAGCAGTGCGGGAGATATCAACGGTGACGGCATCGACGACGTGATTATCGGGGCATATAGTGCCGACCCCAATAGCTTTGCTTCAGGGCAAAGCTACGTGGTGTTTGGCAGCAAAGGGGGTTTTGGTGCCCAACTCAACCTCTCCACCCTCAACGGCAGTAATGGCTTTGCCATCAACGGTATCAATGAAGGTGACGGTTCAGGCGCATCTGTCAGCAGTGCAGGAGACATCAACGGCGACGGCATCGACGACCTGATTATTGGGGCACGGCGTGCCTCCCCCAACGGTCACTACTCAGGGCAGAGCTACGTGGTGTTTGGCAGCAAGGGGGGTTTTGGTGCCCAATTCAATCTCTCCACCCTCAAGGGCAGTAATGGCTTTGCCATCAACGGCATCAATCCAGGTGACTATTCAGGCGGCTCTGTCAGCAGTGCAGGAGATATCAACGGCGACGGCATCGACGACCTGATTATCGGGGCAAGGGATGCCGCCCCCAATGGCACCTTATCAGGGCAGAGCTACGTGGTGTTTGGCAGCAAGGGGGGTTTTAGTGCCCAATTTAACCTCTCCACCCTCAACGGCAGTAATGGCTTTGCCATCAACGGCATCAATCCAGGTGACTTTTCAGGTTGGTCTGTCAGCAGTGCGGGAGACTTCAACGGCGACGGCATCGACGACCTGATTATCGGGGCATATAGTGCCGACCCCAACGGCTTTCGTACAGGGCAGAGCTACGTGGTGTTTGGCAGCAAGGGGGGTTTTGGTGCCCAACTAAACCTCTCCACCCTGAATGGCAGTAATGGCTTTGCCATCAACGGCATCAATGAAAATGACCAATCAGGCGCATCTGTCAGCAGTGCGGGAGACATCAACGGTGACGGCATCGATGACCTGATTATCGGGGCACAGCGTGCCTCCCCCAACGGTTTAGAGTCAGGGCAGAGCTACGTGGTGTTTGGCAGCAAAGGGGGTTTTGATACCGAACTAAACCTCTCCACCCTGAATGGCAGTAATGGCTTTGTCATCAACGGTATCAATAAATATGACGGTTCAGGCAACTCTGTCAGCAGTGCGGGAGATATCAACGGCGACGGTATCGACGACCTGATTATCGGGGCATCACGTCGTTTTACCTTTTCCAGCGGCAACAGATCAGGGCAGAGCTACGTGGTGTTTGGCAGCAAGGGGGGTTTTGGTGCCCAACTCAACCTCTCCACCCTTAACGGCACTAATGGCTTTGCCATCAACGGCATCAATCCAGGTGACGAATTAGGCCAGTCTGTTAGCAGTGCGGGAGATATCAACGGCGACGGCTTCGACGACCTGATTATCGGGGCACAGAGGGCCTCCCCCAACGACGACGGTTCAGGGCAGAGCTACGTGCTGTTTGGCGGAAAAAATATCGGCAGTGGCACCACCCCTATCCTAACGGGAACTGCTGGTAAAGATACTCTTTTCGGCACAATTGGCAACAACATCATCGACGGCAAAGCTGGTAATGATACCCTCACAGGCAACGGTGGTCAAGATAAGTTTATTATTCGCCTCGGCGATGGTAATGACATCATTACCGATTTTAGTGGCGTAGGTAAAGGCTCAAACCCATCAGCAGTAGTAATTGCCAATGTTGATACACTGCAATTTACAGGTAACGGCTTGACTGCCCGAAATCTGCAACTAACTCCTCAGGGCAACAACTTAGAAGTCACCTTTGAAAATGTCGCTAACACCAAAGTCACTCTGCAAAACTTCCTCTTAGAAAACCTGGATAACCTGGCAGCAACTTCTTCAAAACCTGGACTCGGCAATATCTTGTTTGATGGGCAAAGCAGCATCACCGACAGCTTTGATGTGATTGATGTCAACTCGACTCAAACTAACATTTTCAATAAAAATACTGTCACTTTCCTGAATGACTTAAACAATAATATTGTCGGTTTTGACAACTCCAATGATGTGATTAATGGTCAAGGCGGTAACGACATTATTAATGGCTTGAGTGGCAATGACCTGCTGCGGGGTGGTAGTGGTAATGATACCCTCATCGGTGGTGCGGGTAATGATATTCTCGTTGGCGGTGCGGGTGCTGACAGATTCCTTTACAACACCAATGCTGCTTTTAACGCCAGTGGGATTGGTCTAGATACCATTAGTGACTTTAACAGTTCTCAAGGTGACAAGATTGTATTGGATAAGACTACCTTTAATGCAATTACTTCTGTTGCAGGAACAGGTTTTAGTAAGAAGAGTGATTTTCAAATCACGAATTCAGCAGGGACTAGCACGGCGAAAGTTGTGTACGATCCTGTGAGTGGGCAGTTGTTCTACAACCAAAATGGCAGCGCGACTGGTTTTGGCAGTGGTGGTCTATTTGCGACTCTAACTGGTGCGCCAACTCTCACGGCATCTGATTTTGTGTTGCAAGCGTAG
- a CDS encoding DUF1338 domain-containing protein: protein MKPEIAPYLWKLLWQEYSARVNHARTYQQMITAAGGTVANDHIAFRSLRLLVDSPQGQLNLGIDYLGQLAEALGYVAAGEYNFAKTHLYARYYRHPQQEEFNLPKLFISELIVDELPANIAQLISKTVSSILDELASPLTLLQKDGNIETIAKQLQQVFTRPWLPPQRSVVEEVNQVTQYGAWVLLHGYGVNHFTGYVNGQNTPEYPDIDTTASALANLGVPMKAEIEGNIACGLRQTATQAVTEMVTVLDDNSGAEIQIPWTYAYYEIAQRYLVEVESGGQVLFDAFLGSNAQQLFEMTRLSK, encoded by the coding sequence ATGAAACCCGAAATTGCCCCTTATTTATGGAAATTACTTTGGCAAGAATACAGCGCCAGGGTAAATCATGCCCGTACCTACCAGCAAATGATTACTGCTGCGGGTGGAACTGTCGCCAACGACCACATCGCCTTTCGGTCTTTGCGTTTATTAGTAGATAGTCCACAGGGTCAACTTAACTTGGGAATTGACTACCTTGGGCAACTTGCAGAAGCTTTAGGTTATGTAGCGGCTGGAGAGTATAATTTTGCCAAAACCCATTTGTACGCCCGTTATTATCGTCATCCGCAGCAAGAGGAATTTAACTTACCCAAACTGTTTATCAGCGAGTTGATTGTCGATGAATTGCCTGCTAATATTGCCCAACTCATCTCTAAAACAGTATCTTCAATCCTAGACGAACTGGCCTCACCCCTTACTCTTCTACAAAAAGACGGGAACATTGAAACTATTGCCAAACAACTCCAGCAAGTCTTCACCCGCCCTTGGCTACCTCCCCAGCGTTCTGTTGTCGAAGAGGTAAATCAGGTTACTCAGTATGGGGCTTGGGTATTGCTGCATGGATATGGTGTCAACCATTTCACAGGCTATGTCAACGGCCAGAATACTCCAGAATATCCAGACATTGATACTACCGCCAGTGCTTTGGCTAACCTGGGTGTACCAATGAAAGCAGAGATAGAGGGAAATATTGCTTGTGGTTTGCGGCAAACTGCAACTCAAGCAGTAACGGAAATGGTCACAGTGTTAGATGATAACAGTGGCGCAGAAATTCAGATCCCTTGGACTTACGCCTATTATGAAATTGCCCAGCGCTATCTAGTAGAAGTGGAATCTGGAGGGCAGGTACTTTTTGATGCTTTTTTAGGAAGTAATGCCCAGCAATTATTTGAAATGACTCGTCTATCTAAATAG
- a CDS encoding acetyl ornithine aminotransferase family protein, which produces MLSIPINLNLPRTPRLITSLPGPRAQAIVQRDRAVTSPSYTRDYPLVVSRGQGCMVEDVDGNVFLDMTAGIAVTATGHAHPEVVKAIQEQSERLLHMSGTDFYYEPMVELAEQLAIRAPFPHPQSNTAFPAKVFFTNSGAESNEGAIKLARYYTKRSLIVAFLGAFHGRTYGAMSLTGSKAVQRANFGPLVPGVTHIPYGTHASLDYLEKQLFTTILPAPEVAAIVVEAIQGEGGYIVPEDGFLQRIRDICDRHGILMVVDEVQAGMGRTGRLFAIEHWGVMPDIITTAKGIASGLPLGAILARPELMTWPPGSHATTFGGNPVACAAGIATLRLLESGLMTNATQMGELLQASLTKLHQRFPKVSPPRGKGLMVAVDLLDEQGNLDHKLRDRIIQEAFLRGLLLLGCGKAAIRFCPPLVIDSDQIHIALQIISEVLQDFSFI; this is translated from the coding sequence ATGTTAAGTATCCCTATTAACCTAAATTTACCTCGTACACCTCGTTTAATAACTTCCTTACCTGGGCCTCGTGCTCAAGCAATTGTACAACGCGATCGCGCTGTAACTTCCCCTTCTTATACCCGCGATTATCCCTTAGTTGTATCTCGCGGCCAGGGCTGTATGGTGGAAGATGTGGATGGCAATGTATTTCTGGATATGACCGCAGGTATTGCTGTTACCGCCACCGGACACGCCCACCCGGAAGTCGTCAAAGCAATTCAAGAACAGTCGGAACGTCTGCTGCACATGTCAGGGACGGATTTTTATTATGAGCCGATGGTGGAACTAGCGGAACAACTAGCAATTCGTGCCCCTTTTCCCCACCCACAGAGTAATACTGCGTTTCCTGCAAAAGTATTTTTCACCAATTCCGGCGCAGAATCCAACGAAGGAGCCATCAAACTAGCTCGATATTACACCAAGCGATCGCTAATCGTAGCCTTCTTAGGTGCATTTCACGGACGCACCTATGGGGCAATGTCTCTCACCGGTTCCAAAGCAGTGCAGCGAGCTAATTTTGGGCCTTTAGTTCCTGGTGTTACTCATATCCCTTACGGCACTCACGCTAGCTTAGATTACCTGGAAAAACAGCTATTTACGACAATTTTACCAGCGCCAGAAGTAGCGGCGATCGTAGTCGAAGCGATTCAAGGGGAAGGTGGGTATATCGTACCAGAGGATGGTTTCTTGCAGCGGATTCGGGATATTTGCGATCGCCACGGTATTCTGATGGTAGTGGATGAAGTGCAAGCGGGAATGGGGCGGACTGGTCGCTTATTTGCGATCGAGCATTGGGGTGTAATGCCTGATATCATTACTACTGCCAAAGGTATCGCCAGTGGTCTGCCATTAGGAGCGATACTTGCTAGACCTGAGTTAATGACTTGGCCTCCCGGTTCTCACGCTACCACATTTGGTGGTAATCCTGTTGCTTGTGCTGCCGGTATTGCCACTTTGCGACTGCTGGAAAGTGGTTTGATGACTAACGCTACCCAGATGGGAGAATTATTACAAGCTAGTCTGACCAAGTTGCATCAAAGATTTCCCAAAGTATCGCCGCCACGAGGTAAAGGTTTGATGGTAGCGGTAGACTTATTGGATGAACAGGGTAATCTTGATCATAAATTGCGCGATCGCATTATCCAAGAAGCTTTTTTACGCGGTTTATTGTTACTAGGTTGCGGTAAAGCAGCAATTCGTTTCTGTCCACCTCTAGTTATCGACAGTGACCAAATTCACATAGCCCTTCAGATTATCAGCGAGGTGTTACAGGATTTTTCATTTATTTGA
- a CDS encoding DUF1003 domain-containing protein has translation MQTNNQPNPSDSSQASQKILPTAPLPESISQNIETIIALHRRSEKNVPQHQRFVETITIFFGRPVFLYSILLAIILWVIPNALPRRLGVPRFEEVPFPWLQFSLTAGSLLVTTGVLIKQERQEKLAEQRAQLSLQLNLLSEQKIAKLIALIEELRQDIPNVKNRSDPEAEIMKSPTDAHAIVDLLEETLASELANLSPQEISTQE, from the coding sequence ATGCAAACCAACAATCAACCAAATCCAAGTGATTCATCGCAAGCATCGCAAAAAATTCTGCCCACTGCCCCATTACCAGAATCTATTAGTCAAAATATCGAGACTATCATCGCATTGCACAGACGTTCTGAAAAAAATGTCCCACAACACCAGCGCTTTGTAGAAACGATAACCATCTTTTTTGGTCGTCCTGTATTCCTGTATAGCATTCTGCTTGCGATTATTCTCTGGGTAATACCCAATGCCTTACCACGACGTTTAGGTGTACCTAGATTTGAGGAAGTTCCATTTCCTTGGTTACAATTTTCACTGACTGCGGGTTCATTGTTGGTGACAACAGGAGTATTGATTAAACAGGAGCGACAAGAAAAGTTAGCAGAGCAACGGGCGCAACTTAGCCTTCAACTCAACCTGCTCTCTGAGCAGAAAATCGCTAAACTCATCGCTTTGATTGAGGAATTACGCCAAGATATTCCCAATGTCAAAAATCGCTCTGACCCGGAGGCTGAAATAATGAAGTCCCCTACTGATGCACATGCAATTGTAGACTTATTGGAAGAAACCTTAGCATCAGAGTTAGCAAATTTATCGCCGCAAGAAATATCAACTCAGGAGTAA
- a CDS encoding M20 family metallopeptidase, with protein MVSTFPNPSSIDLSRIRLSIRSLQPQLIEWRRRLHQQPELGFQEKLTAEFVSQKLQEWGIEHQTGIAHTGIVATIKGNKLGTEKVLAIRADMDALPIQELNEVPYKSQHDGVMHACGHDGHTAIALGTAYYLQQHRQDFSGTVKIIFQPAEESPGGAKPMIEAGVLKNPDVDAIIGLHLWNNLSLGTVGVRAGALMAAVECFNCTILGKGGHGALPHQTVDSVVVAAQIVNALQTIVARNVNPIDSAVVTVGELHAGTKRNVIADTARMSATVRYFNPSLKGFFNQRVEQIIAGICQSHGASYDLEYWSLYPPVINDIKMAELVRTVAEEVVETPMGIVPECQTMAAEDMSFFLQEVPGCYFFLGSANPKKDLAYPHHHPRFDFDETALGMGVEIFVRCVENFLN; from the coding sequence ATGGTTTCTACCTTTCCCAATCCCTCTTCTATTGACCTATCTCGCATCCGACTTTCAATCCGCTCATTGCAACCACAATTGATAGAGTGGCGGCGGCGATTGCATCAACAACCAGAGTTAGGTTTTCAAGAAAAACTGACCGCCGAGTTTGTATCACAAAAGTTACAAGAATGGGGGATTGAGCATCAAACTGGCATTGCTCACACTGGCATTGTTGCCACCATTAAGGGTAACAAATTAGGCACAGAAAAAGTTTTAGCGATTCGGGCAGATATGGATGCTTTGCCAATCCAAGAACTCAACGAAGTGCCGTATAAATCGCAGCATGATGGAGTGATGCACGCTTGTGGACATGATGGACATACAGCGATCGCTTTAGGTACAGCTTACTATCTCCAACAGCATCGCCAAGATTTCTCCGGTACCGTGAAAATTATCTTCCAGCCAGCGGAAGAATCACCAGGAGGCGCAAAGCCGATGATTGAAGCTGGAGTCCTGAAAAATCCTGATGTTGACGCAATTATTGGTTTGCACTTATGGAATAATTTGTCGTTGGGAACAGTGGGTGTGCGGGCTGGGGCGTTGATGGCAGCTGTGGAGTGCTTTAACTGCACAATTTTGGGCAAAGGTGGACACGGCGCACTACCCCATCAAACTGTTGACTCTGTTGTAGTTGCTGCTCAAATTGTGAATGCTTTGCAAACCATTGTCGCTCGGAATGTTAATCCCATTGATTCGGCTGTGGTGACAGTAGGCGAACTTCATGCTGGAACCAAGCGGAATGTGATTGCTGATACAGCGAGAATGAGTGCCACTGTCAGGTATTTTAATCCTAGTTTGAAAGGCTTTTTCAACCAGCGTGTCGAGCAGATTATTGCTGGAATTTGTCAAAGTCATGGTGCGAGTTATGACTTAGAATACTGGTCACTTTATCCACCAGTAATTAATGATATTAAGATGGCAGAATTGGTGCGAACTGTAGCAGAAGAAGTGGTAGAAACCCCGATGGGTATTGTGCCAGAATGTCAAACTATGGCTGCTGAAGATATGTCATTCTTCTTGCAAGAGGTTCCTGGTTGCTATTTCTTCTTAGGTTCTGCTAACCCTAAGAAAGACTTGGCCTATCCTCATCATCATCCCCGCTTTGATTTTGATGAAACGGCGTTGGGAATGGGTGTGGAAATATTTGTCAGATGCGTGGAGAACTTTTTAAATTAA
- the bioD gene encoding dethiobiotin synthase, giving the protein MLNTLLITGTDTEAGKTVLTTALAAYWQKYYPQRSWGIMKPIQSGIGDREWYQKLFVLEQSAEEITPLYFQAPLAPPIAAARENRRVDLALVWQALSKLRSHRDFVLVEALGGLGSPVTEELTVADLAGEWRLPTVLVVPVRLGAIAQAVANVALARQSRINLKGIVLNCVQPRTDAEIADWTPHQLIQSLTNTPVLGCLPYLDNLTDLDKLAQVASDLDWETLTL; this is encoded by the coding sequence ATGTTAAACACACTACTGATTACTGGAACTGATACAGAAGCTGGTAAAACTGTTTTAACAACAGCATTAGCAGCCTATTGGCAAAAATATTACCCGCAGCGTAGCTGGGGAATCATGAAACCGATTCAATCGGGAATTGGCGATCGCGAGTGGTATCAAAAGCTATTTGTACTAGAACAATCTGCTGAAGAAATTACACCTTTGTACTTTCAAGCACCTTTAGCCCCTCCTATAGCAGCAGCACGGGAAAATCGCCGAGTAGATTTAGCACTTGTGTGGCAAGCTTTATCTAAATTGCGATCGCATCGTGATTTTGTGCTTGTAGAAGCCTTAGGAGGGTTAGGTTCGCCAGTAACGGAGGAATTAACGGTAGCTGATTTGGCGGGGGAATGGCGTTTACCAACGGTATTGGTAGTGCCAGTTAGATTGGGTGCGATCGCTCAAGCAGTGGCAAACGTAGCATTAGCTAGACAATCGCGCATCAATCTCAAAGGCATTGTTCTAAACTGCGTACAACCTCGAACAGATGCAGAAATAGCCGACTGGACACCACACCAATTGATTCAATCACTCACTAACACCCCAGTTTTAGGCTGCTTGCCCTATTTAGATAACTTGACTGATTTAGATAAACTTGCTCAAGTAGCATCAGATTTAGATTGGGAAACACTGACACTTTAA
- a CDS encoding protein kinase domain-containing protein, with the protein MQPPIKVGTVLQNRYRIIQILGQGGFGRTYLAEDQRRFNELCAIKELISTATEALAWKKAQELFHREAAILYQIEHPQVPKFRERFEQDQRLFLVEDYVAGQTYRTLLAERQAVGKTFTEAEVLQLIQLLLPVLEHIHSRGIIHRDISPENIILRDSDAKPVLIDFGVVKELAERLRSPNSPMPETTVGKLGYSPSEQMQTGGAYPSSDLYALAVSAIVLLTGKEPRDLFDENQLTWNWQRWVRVNPRFAQVLNRMLNHIPSDRYQSAANVSQALQSLAQPSVPTPNNVSNLQTMAVGRRPNLVPPAASPKKKQPDPVIPPSNTSSILDNPLAIAAIAIAVVIIAGFGSWALVSSIRSQSKPSPSETLPQNFPSPVITGGTTFTSTPTNDQPVVSSRRLNLEANNTATVKDTLKTNQIIRYTFFGQEGDKLTAFLDPGSSVLLTVFSPNQQPIDPNIQQVTSYAGTLLVTGRYTIELTLLSGVAESNYNLNVALEKPVKPIPTETPLPIPTETPLPIPTETPLPFPTQTPLPFPTETPLPIPTQTPLPFPTETPLPIPTQTPNPIPTTGETPTLPPADGTQPFSGQ; encoded by the coding sequence ATGCAACCACCGATTAAAGTTGGCACTGTCTTGCAAAACCGTTACCGCATAATTCAAATTCTCGGACAAGGAGGATTTGGTAGAACCTATCTGGCAGAAGACCAGAGGCGCTTTAACGAACTTTGCGCGATCAAGGAATTGATTTCAACAGCAACGGAGGCTTTGGCTTGGAAGAAGGCACAAGAGCTTTTTCACCGAGAAGCTGCCATTTTATATCAAATCGAACACCCACAAGTGCCTAAATTCCGGGAAAGATTTGAGCAAGACCAACGCTTATTTTTGGTGGAGGACTACGTTGCAGGTCAGACGTACCGAACTCTGCTGGCTGAACGTCAAGCTGTGGGTAAAACCTTTACAGAGGCTGAAGTATTGCAGCTAATACAGTTATTGTTGCCTGTTTTAGAGCATATTCACAGTCGAGGGATTATTCACCGAGATATCTCGCCAGAAAATATTATTTTGCGAGATAGTGACGCTAAACCTGTGTTAATTGACTTTGGGGTGGTAAAGGAACTGGCAGAGCGTTTACGATCGCCAAATAGCCCAATGCCAGAAACCACTGTGGGAAAATTAGGCTACTCTCCTAGTGAACAAATGCAAACAGGGGGCGCTTATCCTAGTAGTGACTTGTATGCATTAGCGGTGAGTGCGATTGTTTTGCTGACTGGTAAAGAACCAAGGGATCTATTTGACGAAAACCAACTAACTTGGAATTGGCAGCGGTGGGTAAGAGTGAATCCGCGATTTGCTCAGGTTTTGAATCGAATGTTGAATCATATACCGAGCGATCGCTACCAAAGTGCTGCTAATGTATCCCAAGCACTGCAATCTCTGGCTCAACCCAGTGTCCCTACCCCTAATAATGTATCGAACTTGCAAACAATGGCTGTTGGTCGCCGGCCTAACTTAGTACCACCAGCAGCTTCGCCCAAGAAGAAACAACCCGATCCTGTGATTCCACCAAGTAATACTAGCTCAATCTTGGATAATCCGTTAGCGATCGCAGCAATTGCCATTGCTGTAGTGATCATCGCCGGATTTGGTTCTTGGGCATTGGTAAGTTCCATCCGCAGTCAGTCAAAACCATCACCAAGTGAGACACTTCCACAAAATTTCCCTTCACCAGTGATTACTGGTGGTACTACATTCACATCCACACCCACCAACGATCAACCTGTTGTATCTAGTAGGCGGCTCAATCTGGAAGCAAATAACACAGCCACGGTTAAAGATACTCTCAAAACAAATCAAATAATCCGCTACACTTTTTTTGGGCAGGAAGGTGACAAGTTAACTGCGTTTCTTGACCCAGGAAGCAGCGTTTTGCTAACAGTCTTCAGTCCCAATCAACAACCAATTGATCCGAATATCCAGCAAGTAACATCTTATGCAGGTACATTGCTGGTTACTGGTAGATATACTATTGAGTTAACACTGCTTTCAGGAGTTGCCGAAAGCAATTACAACCTCAATGTTGCATTAGAAAAACCAGTCAAACCAATACCTACAGAGACACCTCTGCCAATTCCGACAGAAACACCCCTGCCAATTCCGACAGAGACACCCCTGCCATTTCCCACACAAACACCCCTGCCATTTCCGACAGAAACACCCTTGCCAATTCCAACACAAACACCCCTGCCATTTCCGACAGAGACACCCCTGCCAATTCCGACACAAACACCTAACCCAATTCCTACAACTGGTGAAACCCCAACTTTACCGCCGGCTGATGGAACACAACCATTTTCTGGCCAATGA